The proteins below are encoded in one region of Planctopirus limnophila DSM 3776:
- the groES gene encoding co-chaperone GroES, whose translation MALKPLDDRVVVQPLSAEEKTAGGIVLPDAAKEKPQRGKVVAVGPGRLLDNGERHPISLVVGDEVLFAKYGGTEIEVDGEDVKILREADILAKITA comes from the coding sequence ATGGCCCTGAAGCCTCTGGATGATCGTGTTGTAGTGCAGCCTCTGAGTGCCGAAGAGAAGACTGCTGGCGGAATTGTTCTGCCCGATGCTGCTAAGGAAAAGCCACAGCGTGGCAAGGTTGTCGCTGTCGGCCCAGGCCGCCTGCTCGACAACGGTGAGCGTCATCCGATTTCGCTGGTGGTTGGCGACGAAGTTCTGTTCGCCAAGTACGGCGGAACTGAAATCGAAGTCGATGGTGAAGATGTCAAGATCCTGCGTGAAGCCGACATCCTCGCCAAGATTACTGCCTAG
- a CDS encoding sugar phosphate isomerase/epimerase family protein has product MLHRRQCLKSLLTGGVACLLNLNSPPTPEFGHLFSKPAAGNELALPAKLQTGFSLYGVTDQPLTAALQQIAETGYGGIELPLLPGGLFDPLKLSAVDCQVIRSQIEAESLDLQAVMENLPLLNQNLSAADDEQRLKRAFYVSRKVSPETQPLLETILGGKPGDWPQLKNFAIDQLGRWAELAKSEDAVIAIKPHISNALQRPDDIAGVFDEIRSPYLRLAFDYSHLERQRIPIDVAVRTLARYSVFVHVKDNVPAGTGWQFALPGQGTTDYATLFTSLKEAGYRGPICVEVSSQVFSKPGFSSKEAITNTWTALRPAFEKAGIITVA; this is encoded by the coding sequence ATGCTTCACCGACGCCAATGCCTGAAATCTCTGCTGACGGGAGGAGTGGCCTGCCTGCTGAATCTGAACTCACCACCCACCCCGGAATTCGGCCACCTTTTCTCAAAGCCTGCCGCAGGGAACGAACTGGCCTTACCCGCAAAGCTGCAAACCGGCTTCAGTCTGTATGGAGTTACCGACCAGCCACTTACCGCCGCTCTCCAGCAGATTGCCGAGACTGGTTACGGAGGGATTGAACTTCCTCTCCTTCCGGGCGGTTTGTTCGATCCTCTCAAGCTGTCGGCTGTCGACTGCCAGGTGATCCGTTCACAGATCGAAGCCGAATCTCTCGACCTGCAGGCTGTCATGGAGAACCTGCCCCTCTTGAACCAGAACCTCTCAGCCGCAGATGACGAGCAGCGTCTGAAGCGAGCTTTCTATGTCTCACGCAAAGTTTCTCCTGAGACACAGCCATTGCTGGAAACGATTCTCGGCGGTAAACCGGGAGATTGGCCGCAACTCAAAAACTTCGCGATCGATCAGTTGGGCCGCTGGGCAGAACTCGCGAAGTCGGAAGACGCAGTGATCGCGATCAAGCCTCATATCTCGAACGCACTTCAGAGGCCTGACGATATTGCCGGAGTCTTCGACGAAATTCGCAGCCCCTATTTACGGCTGGCCTTTGACTATAGTCACCTCGAACGACAGCGCATCCCCATCGATGTCGCCGTCCGAACCTTGGCCCGTTATTCGGTCTTTGTGCATGTGAAAGATAACGTCCCGGCAGGAACCGGCTGGCAATTCGCCCTCCCCGGCCAGGGAACAACCGATTACGCGACGTTATTCACTTCACTCAAAGAAGCCGGCTATCGCGGACCAATCTGCGTCGAAGTCTCCAGCCAGGTCTTCTCGAAACCCGGCTTCAGCAGCAAAGAAGCCATCACCAACACCTGGACCGCCTTAAGACCCGCCTTCGAAAAGGCGGGCATCATTACCGTAGCGTGA
- a CDS encoding type I restriction endonuclease produces MDLIDQLRILSSRISQTKTLVQTEEATKNAMIMPFIQILGYNVFDPLEVTPELVAEVGTKKGEKVDYAILRDGKPIILFECKKCGGDLHINHASQLFRYFHVTEARFGVLTNGLVYRFFTDLEQPNKMDEKPFFEFNILDFKDRDVEELKKFTKSAFDIDTILTTANDLKYTRSIQTLLSEWMTNPSEDFVRLLSADLIGNRRFTPAVKDQFTLITKRAFDQLLGEKINERLKGAMAPEGVTIAESPRSAATNDIATTETEPAIVTTSEEIEGLHIVRSIVRDLISPRRVVMRDAQSYCAILLDDNNRKPICRLRFNNTQKLRIGLFKDNKEEELMNLESVDDIYSFADRIKATLSSYIKSDGSLDSSQISTAP; encoded by the coding sequence ATGGATCTCATAGATCAGTTGCGAATTCTTTCCAGTCGCATCAGCCAGACAAAAACATTGGTTCAGACTGAAGAGGCAACAAAGAACGCAATGATCATGCCCTTCATTCAGATTTTGGGCTACAACGTCTTCGATCCACTTGAAGTGACACCCGAACTTGTCGCAGAAGTTGGTACGAAGAAAGGTGAAAAGGTCGATTATGCGATCTTAAGAGATGGGAAACCCATCATTCTATTTGAATGCAAGAAATGCGGAGGCGATCTGCATATCAACCACGCCAGCCAGTTGTTTCGCTACTTTCATGTGACTGAAGCACGTTTTGGCGTACTGACGAATGGTTTGGTTTATCGATTCTTCACTGATCTTGAACAACCAAACAAGATGGATGAAAAGCCTTTCTTTGAGTTTAACATTCTTGATTTCAAAGACCGAGATGTTGAGGAACTCAAGAAGTTTACCAAAAGTGCTTTTGATATCGACACGATTCTGACTACAGCCAACGATCTCAAATACACACGATCAATTCAAACGCTGTTGTCAGAATGGATGACCAACCCTTCGGAAGATTTTGTGAGACTGCTTTCCGCTGATCTCATCGGAAATCGAAGATTTACCCCAGCAGTTAAAGATCAGTTTACATTGATCACCAAAAGGGCATTTGATCAACTTCTCGGAGAAAAGATCAATGAACGCCTTAAAGGGGCCATGGCACCGGAAGGCGTAACAATCGCAGAATCCCCACGATCAGCAGCCACCAACGACATTGCTACAACCGAAACCGAACCAGCAATTGTAACCACTTCCGAAGAAATTGAAGGCCTTCATATCGTCAGATCAATCGTGCGAGACCTGATCTCACCTCGTCGTGTCGTCATGCGAGACGCCCAAAGTTATTGCGCAATTCTACTCGATGACAACAATCGGAAACCTATCTGCAGACTCAGATTCAACAACACTCAGAAATTGCGTATCGGCCTCTTCAAAGACAATAAAGAAGAAGAGCTTATGAATCTTGAATCCGTTGATGATATCTACTCATTTGCTGATCGAATTAAGGCCACTCTGAGCTCATACATAAAATCTGATGGTAGCCTAGATAGCTCGCAAATATCTACCGCACCGTAG
- a CDS encoding alpha/beta hydrolase family protein, whose translation MNRLNSFRYRSMALLTLCWSGFFAAAASGQTNPEPTSNAPAAVPSIEQKPVYFEQDVTASNPLRNAQAAELERYIAYLKSDTSRLHQILQPDYTSIEKYQASVEPYRRAFAQSIGYPPPGAVPAEPAQFEKIGEDAIGIYYRATIPVLPEVHAEGIYITPKHVTKPAPLVIAMHGGGGSPEVALFKGGANYHDMVRGGVKRGYVVFAPQHLFKADAYPADIRRQIDNRLRHQGTSITAVEIAKITRSLDVLLQRPEVDPTRVAMVGLSYGGFYTLVTTALEPRIHVAASSCYYGVQESRYRENELSVPSDFCFMDRFSLFRDDDLVALIAPRPLHIQAGKKDGVHHREAGIEMAPRSASYYEKLGKKTNFEHLVFEGGHEFHDASAWGFVDQHLQQLSR comes from the coding sequence ATGAACCGCCTCAATTCGTTTCGCTATCGCTCTATGGCATTACTGACGTTGTGTTGGAGTGGATTTTTTGCAGCGGCAGCCAGCGGGCAAACGAACCCGGAGCCGACTTCCAATGCACCAGCAGCAGTTCCCTCGATTGAGCAGAAGCCGGTCTATTTCGAGCAGGATGTGACAGCTTCGAATCCACTGAGAAATGCCCAGGCAGCCGAGCTCGAACGCTACATCGCTTACCTGAAATCCGACACATCCCGGCTGCATCAGATTCTCCAGCCAGATTATACCTCAATCGAGAAGTATCAGGCTTCGGTCGAACCTTACCGCCGCGCCTTTGCTCAATCGATTGGATATCCCCCGCCGGGTGCAGTTCCTGCCGAGCCGGCTCAATTCGAGAAGATCGGTGAAGATGCGATCGGCATCTACTACCGCGCTACAATCCCCGTTCTGCCCGAGGTTCATGCGGAAGGAATCTATATCACGCCCAAGCATGTGACAAAGCCGGCACCACTGGTCATCGCCATGCACGGTGGAGGGGGCTCTCCAGAAGTGGCACTTTTCAAAGGAGGAGCCAACTATCACGATATGGTGCGTGGCGGTGTCAAACGCGGTTATGTGGTTTTTGCACCGCAGCATCTCTTTAAGGCGGATGCTTATCCTGCCGATATCCGCCGCCAGATCGACAATCGGCTCAGGCATCAGGGAACGAGCATTACGGCTGTCGAGATCGCGAAAATCACACGCAGCCTCGATGTTCTCTTGCAGCGTCCTGAAGTTGATCCGACGCGAGTGGCGATGGTCGGGCTGTCGTATGGAGGTTTCTATACACTCGTCACGACGGCACTTGAGCCACGGATTCATGTCGCAGCATCGAGTTGCTATTACGGCGTGCAGGAGAGCCGGTATCGAGAAAATGAGCTTTCCGTCCCGAGTGATTTCTGCTTCATGGATCGCTTTTCGCTCTTTCGAGATGACGATCTTGTGGCCTTGATTGCACCTCGCCCGTTGCATATTCAGGCTGGGAAAAAGGATGGAGTTCATCATCGGGAAGCTGGAATCGAGATGGCGCCACGCTCAGCGAGTTACTACGAAAAACTGGGCAAGAAGACAAACTTCGAGCATCTCGTGTTTGAAGGGGGCCACGAGTTTCACGATGCCAGCGCCTGGGGATTTGTGGATCAACATCTCCAGCAACTTTCGCGTTGA
- the dnaJ gene encoding molecular chaperone DnaJ, with protein sequence MTSKRDYYEILGVEKSATAEELKKAYRKLAAKHHPDRNPGSEEAIYAFKECSEAFEVLYDSDKRARYDRYGHAGVQGGSGGFQDVDDIFGAFGDLFGDMFGGGGRRRPGGNRGRRGSDLRSKLVIDLVEAAVGCARELEIEKHERCKTCSGSGAAPGSSPEKCEYCGGRGQVVQSQGFFRVQTTCPVCRGEGTVVRQKCETCRGSRFTPIKVRLEVKVPAGVDNDMQLCIRGEGEPGEGGGPPGDLYVDIVVRKHKLFERMGRDLGFRLPVTYAQACLGTELEIPILTGKHNLVVPAGTQPGDVIRIRGHGMPDPHSGQRGDLLVEVQVEVPKKLSKKHEELLRQMAELDSKQVSPHRKTFFETIKDLFAGGDSNS encoded by the coding sequence ATGACTTCGAAACGCGACTATTACGAAATTCTGGGCGTCGAAAAATCCGCGACAGCCGAAGAGCTGAAAAAGGCTTATCGGAAGCTGGCGGCGAAGCATCACCCGGATCGCAATCCTGGGAGTGAAGAGGCGATCTACGCCTTTAAGGAATGCTCCGAAGCTTTCGAGGTGCTGTACGATTCGGATAAGCGCGCCCGCTACGACCGCTATGGTCATGCTGGTGTTCAAGGCGGCAGTGGTGGCTTCCAGGATGTCGATGATATCTTCGGGGCCTTTGGCGACTTGTTTGGTGATATGTTCGGCGGCGGTGGCCGGCGCAGACCTGGTGGAAATCGTGGCCGCCGAGGTTCTGACCTGCGGTCGAAACTGGTCATCGATCTTGTCGAAGCGGCTGTCGGCTGCGCTCGCGAACTCGAGATTGAAAAGCACGAACGCTGCAAAACCTGCAGTGGTTCTGGCGCAGCACCTGGCAGTTCTCCCGAAAAGTGTGAGTATTGCGGCGGGCGTGGGCAGGTTGTGCAGTCACAGGGCTTCTTCCGCGTTCAGACCACTTGTCCTGTATGCCGTGGTGAAGGGACTGTCGTCCGGCAGAAGTGCGAGACTTGCCGGGGATCGCGATTCACACCCATCAAGGTAAGGCTGGAAGTCAAGGTTCCTGCCGGTGTCGATAACGATATGCAGCTATGCATTCGCGGCGAGGGCGAGCCGGGCGAAGGTGGCGGGCCACCTGGCGATCTTTATGTCGATATCGTTGTGCGTAAGCACAAGCTCTTTGAACGCATGGGCCGAGATCTGGGATTCCGCCTGCCTGTCACTTATGCACAAGCCTGCCTGGGGACAGAACTGGAAATCCCGATCCTCACGGGGAAACACAATCTGGTGGTTCCGGCAGGGACACAGCCTGGCGACGTGATTCGAATTCGAGGCCACGGTATGCCCGATCCGCATTCAGGTCAGCGAGGTGATCTGCTGGTCGAAGTGCAGGTGGAAGTCCCCAAAAAGCTCTCCAAGAAACATGAAGAGTTGCTGCGGCAAATGGCCGAACTCGATAGCAAGCAGGTCTCGCCTCATCGCAAAACATTCTTTGAAACCATCAAAGATCTCTTTGCAGGTGGCGACAGCAATTCGTAA
- a CDS encoding alpha/beta hydrolase — protein MYFRLLALMVLLIGLVAPSGAAEIVPTYANVRYGPHERQVLDFYQAKSPVTGIKEAEPAETFPVLFFIHSGGWNVGDKARPDFLELALKSGVSVVSINYRYIQHGVAGGIKPPVKAPLEDAALALQFTRSQAQAWKIDKQRIALCGASAGGFSALWLAYHDDMADPKSENPVQRESTRVTCVMAFVPQTTLDLSLAREWIPNNNYGYHAFGIYNQEQFLKQREELLPFIQENSPYSLATRDDPPTYLFYGAPPEMGKPQNDPPHSANWSVKLAEKLRADGVECEFSYPGAPDVVRPNIFDFFKHHLKVKTP, from the coding sequence ATGTATTTTCGTCTACTGGCCTTGATGGTTCTGCTGATTGGTCTCGTGGCTCCATCAGGAGCGGCAGAGATTGTCCCGACGTATGCGAATGTACGATATGGGCCGCACGAGCGGCAGGTTCTGGATTTTTACCAAGCCAAGTCACCAGTGACTGGTATTAAGGAAGCGGAACCGGCAGAGACCTTTCCCGTCTTGTTTTTTATACATAGTGGTGGCTGGAATGTCGGTGACAAGGCCCGGCCCGATTTTCTCGAACTGGCCTTGAAATCCGGTGTCTCTGTCGTCTCGATTAATTACCGGTATATACAGCATGGAGTTGCCGGTGGGATCAAGCCACCCGTTAAGGCTCCTTTGGAAGATGCGGCTCTAGCCCTGCAATTCACCCGGAGTCAGGCTCAGGCGTGGAAGATTGATAAGCAGCGTATCGCGTTATGCGGTGCCTCAGCCGGTGGCTTCAGTGCGTTGTGGCTGGCCTATCATGATGACATGGCTGATCCTAAAAGTGAGAACCCTGTTCAACGGGAATCGACGCGGGTCACCTGTGTCATGGCGTTTGTGCCCCAGACGACACTCGACCTGAGTCTGGCGCGCGAATGGATCCCGAACAATAACTATGGATATCACGCCTTTGGAATCTATAACCAGGAGCAGTTTCTCAAGCAAAGGGAGGAGCTTTTGCCCTTTATTCAGGAGAACTCACCTTACTCGCTGGCGACTCGCGATGACCCTCCCACTTATCTGTTTTATGGTGCTCCACCCGAGATGGGTAAACCTCAGAATGATCCGCCCCATTCTGCCAACTGGAGTGTCAAGCTGGCAGAGAAACTGCGTGCGGATGGAGTGGAGTGCGAGTTCAGCTATCCGGGGGCTCCGGATGTGGTGCGGCCCAATATCTTTGATTTCTTCAAACATCACTTGAAGGTTAAAACACCATAG
- the groL gene encoding chaperonin GroEL (60 kDa chaperone family; promotes refolding of misfolded polypeptides especially under stressful conditions; forms two stacked rings of heptamers to form a barrel-shaped 14mer; ends can be capped by GroES; misfolded proteins enter the barrel where they are refolded when GroES binds) has protein sequence MAKQLLFEDLARVKLQRGVDTLAQAVAVTMGPTGRNVIIDKSFGNPVVTKDGVTVSKEVELEDPFENMGAKLVNEVASKTSDIAGDGTTTATVLARAIYSQGLRSLSLGANPTVVRKGIEKAVDAAIKAIEELAKPVATKQEISQVGAISANNDKAIGDLIADAMEKVGRDGVITVEEGKGNNITLDLAEGMQFDKGYISPYFVTSAEEMKVILENAYVLFYEKKISSLREFVPLLEKVAQTGRPLLVVAEDVDGEALTALVVNKLRGILQIAAVKAPGFGDRRKAMLGDMAVLTGGTLISEDLGIKLETVELGHLGQVKRVEVDKDKTTLIDGAGDAEAIKTRVDQIRKQIEQTDSEYDREKFQERLAKLTGGVAIISVGATTEAEMKQTKARLEDALHATRAAVEEGILPGGGVALLRAIEAVSEVKAKGDEKIGVEIVTKALEAPIRQIVTNCGLDGAVVADEVRSLGKNHGFNAQTGEYVDMYKAGIVDPAKVVKSALRFASSIAGLMLTTQVLVTKGNEPGEKKKAIEGAVH, from the coding sequence GTGGCTAAACAACTGCTGTTTGAAGATCTCGCCCGGGTTAAGCTGCAGCGCGGCGTGGACACCCTTGCCCAGGCTGTTGCGGTTACCATGGGGCCGACAGGTCGCAATGTCATCATCGACAAGAGCTTTGGTAACCCTGTGGTGACCAAGGACGGTGTGACTGTCAGTAAGGAAGTCGAGCTGGAAGACCCCTTCGAGAACATGGGTGCCAAGCTGGTCAACGAAGTGGCTTCCAAGACCAGTGATATCGCTGGCGATGGAACGACCACGGCCACTGTGCTGGCCCGTGCGATTTACTCTCAAGGTCTGCGCAGCCTCTCGCTGGGTGCAAACCCAACGGTCGTGCGTAAGGGGATTGAAAAGGCTGTCGATGCTGCCATCAAGGCCATCGAAGAGCTGGCCAAGCCTGTCGCCACCAAGCAGGAAATCTCCCAGGTGGGAGCAATTTCTGCCAATAACGATAAGGCCATCGGTGATCTCATTGCCGACGCCATGGAGAAGGTGGGACGCGATGGTGTGATCACTGTCGAAGAAGGTAAAGGGAACAACATTACTCTCGATCTTGCCGAGGGGATGCAGTTCGACAAGGGTTACATTTCGCCTTACTTCGTCACCAGTGCCGAAGAGATGAAGGTGATTCTTGAGAACGCTTATGTTCTCTTCTACGAAAAGAAGATTTCCAGCCTGCGGGAATTCGTGCCTCTGCTGGAGAAGGTCGCCCAGACCGGACGGCCACTGCTGGTTGTGGCTGAAGATGTGGATGGCGAAGCGTTGACTGCCCTGGTGGTCAATAAGCTCCGCGGGATCCTGCAGATTGCGGCTGTCAAGGCTCCTGGCTTTGGCGATCGTCGTAAGGCCATGCTGGGTGATATGGCTGTTCTCACGGGTGGCACGCTCATTTCCGAAGACCTCGGGATCAAGCTCGAAACCGTTGAACTGGGTCATCTGGGTCAGGTCAAGCGGGTTGAAGTCGATAAAGACAAGACCACTCTCATCGACGGTGCCGGCGATGCCGAAGCGATCAAGACTCGTGTCGATCAGATCCGCAAGCAGATCGAACAGACCGATAGCGAATACGATCGCGAGAAGTTCCAGGAGCGATTGGCGAAGCTCACCGGTGGTGTAGCGATCATCTCCGTCGGTGCGACGACTGAAGCTGAGATGAAGCAGACCAAGGCTCGTCTCGAAGATGCCCTGCATGCGACTCGCGCTGCTGTCGAAGAAGGGATTCTCCCCGGCGGTGGTGTTGCACTTCTGCGAGCGATTGAAGCTGTCAGCGAAGTGAAGGCTAAAGGCGACGAAAAGATTGGTGTCGAGATTGTCACCAAGGCACTCGAAGCCCCGATTCGCCAGATTGTCACCAACTGCGGTCTCGATGGAGCTGTCGTGGCTGATGAAGTGCGCAGCTTGGGCAAGAACCACGGCTTCAATGCCCAGACTGGCGAATATGTCGATATGTACAAGGCCGGGATTGTTGATCCAGCCAAGGTGGTAAAGAGCGCATTGCGATTTGCTTCTTCGATTGCCGGTCTGATGCTCACCACTCAGGTTCTCGTGACCAAGGGGAACGAACCTGGTGAGAAGAAGAAAGCCATCGAAGGGGCTGTTCACTAA
- the groL gene encoding chaperonin GroEL (60 kDa chaperone family; promotes refolding of misfolded polypeptides especially under stressful conditions; forms two stacked rings of heptamers to form a barrel-shaped 14mer; ends can be capped by GroES; misfolded proteins enter the barrel where they are refolded when GroES binds) → MAKLISFDEEARQSLLEGVSKLARAVKSTLGPRGRNAVLDKGWGSPKVTKDGVTVAQDIDLEDKFENMGAQLVKEAASKTGDSAGDGTTTATVLAEAVYRNGLRYLASGADPVAMSRGIQKAVEAVGAELKRIAKPVKADDRKGIETVAAIAGNNDKEVGKILADALLKVGKDGVITVEEGRGVETEVDLVEGMQFDRGYLSPHFVTNADDQVVELDNCRILIFEEKISSAKTMVPLLEKISKSNLPLLIIAEDVEGEALATLVVNKLRGILRVCAVKAPGYGDRRKAMLEDIAILTGGKAIFKDLGLKLENIELSDLGVAKKIRIDSENTTIVQGAGSKTAIEGRAELIRREIEKTDSDYDREKLQERLAKIAGGVAQIRVGAHTETEMKERKDLIDDALAATRAAIEEGIVPGGGVALVRCNGVLEKLDVKGDEKLGVDLIRSVLEMPLRTIAENAGLDGSVVANHVRKSKDKSHGYDALNERYGDMFEFGVVDPAKVVRSALQNGASVASLLLTTDSIIVEEPKAPEKGGGHDHDHDMGGMGGMGGMGMGGMGGMGMGGF, encoded by the coding sequence GTGGCCAAGCTAATTAGTTTCGACGAGGAAGCGCGGCAAAGTCTCTTGGAGGGTGTCTCCAAGTTGGCTCGCGCGGTCAAGAGCACGCTCGGGCCTCGTGGCCGCAATGCGGTTCTGGATAAGGGGTGGGGTTCACCCAAGGTCACGAAGGACGGTGTGACCGTCGCTCAGGACATTGATCTCGAAGACAAGTTCGAGAACATGGGGGCGCAGCTTGTTAAGGAAGCTGCCTCGAAGACTGGCGACAGTGCGGGTGATGGCACAACGACAGCCACAGTGCTGGCCGAAGCTGTTTATCGCAATGGTCTGCGTTACCTGGCTTCTGGTGCTGATCCTGTGGCGATGAGCCGCGGGATTCAGAAGGCTGTGGAAGCTGTGGGTGCTGAACTCAAGCGGATTGCCAAGCCCGTCAAGGCTGATGACCGCAAGGGGATCGAAACTGTTGCAGCTATCGCAGGCAACAATGATAAAGAAGTCGGAAAGATTCTGGCTGATGCGCTGCTCAAGGTTGGTAAAGACGGTGTGATCACTGTCGAAGAAGGTCGCGGCGTTGAGACAGAAGTCGATCTGGTTGAAGGGATGCAATTCGATCGCGGCTACCTTTCGCCACACTTCGTGACCAACGCCGACGATCAGGTCGTTGAACTGGATAATTGCCGCATTCTGATTTTCGAAGAGAAGATCAGCAGTGCCAAGACGATGGTTCCGCTGCTCGAGAAGATCTCGAAGTCCAATCTGCCGCTGCTGATCATTGCGGAAGATGTCGAAGGTGAAGCACTGGCCACTCTCGTGGTGAACAAGCTTCGCGGCATTCTCCGTGTTTGTGCCGTCAAGGCTCCTGGTTATGGCGACCGCCGCAAGGCGATGCTGGAAGACATTGCGATCCTTACGGGTGGCAAGGCGATCTTCAAGGATCTGGGTCTGAAGCTCGAGAACATCGAGTTGAGCGATCTGGGTGTGGCTAAGAAGATTCGGATTGATAGCGAAAATACGACAATCGTGCAGGGTGCTGGCAGCAAGACGGCGATTGAAGGTCGTGCTGAACTGATCCGCCGTGAAATCGAAAAGACGGACAGCGATTACGACCGTGAAAAGCTGCAGGAGCGATTGGCAAAGATCGCCGGTGGCGTGGCTCAGATTCGCGTGGGTGCCCACACCGAAACCGAAATGAAAGAGCGTAAAGACCTCATCGACGATGCCCTGGCTGCTACCCGTGCAGCAATTGAAGAGGGGATTGTTCCTGGTGGTGGAGTTGCTCTTGTTCGCTGCAACGGCGTTCTCGAAAAGCTCGACGTCAAGGGTGACGAAAAGCTGGGTGTTGATCTGATTCGCAGCGTGCTCGAAATGCCTTTGCGAACGATTGCTGAAAATGCGGGCCTCGATGGCTCGGTTGTGGCCAATCACGTTCGCAAGTCGAAGGATAAGTCGCACGGTTACGACGCTCTCAACGAGCGTTACGGCGACATGTTCGAATTCGGCGTTGTCGATCCTGCCAAGGTTGTCCGCAGTGCACTGCAGAATGGTGCCAGCGTCGCCTCACTCCTGCTGACCACTGACTCGATTATCGTCGAAGAACCCAAGGCCCCTGAAAAGGGTGGCGGGCACGATCATGACCACGACATGGGTGGCATGGGCGGAATGGGCGGCATGGGGATGGGTGGAATGGGCGGCATGGGCATGGGCGGCTTCTAA
- a CDS encoding FmdB family zinc ribbon protein produces MPTYEYACDACDHRWEEFQSIKAEPTKKCPSCNKKKARRLISAGGGLLFKGSGFYLTDYRSEGYKKAASADKPASSGDKGSSGSSSGGSSSGGSGSSGGSSGSGSKPS; encoded by the coding sequence ATGCCCACCTACGAATACGCTTGTGATGCCTGCGATCATCGCTGGGAAGAGTTCCAGTCGATCAAGGCTGAACCGACGAAGAAGTGCCCTTCGTGCAATAAAAAGAAAGCCCGCCGGCTGATCAGTGCAGGTGGCGGCCTGCTGTTTAAGGGCTCGGGTTTTTACCTGACGGACTATCGCAGCGAAGGCTATAAAAAAGCCGCCTCAGCCGACAAACCGGCGTCGTCGGGTGATAAGGGAAGCTCCGGCAGTTCGTCTGGCGGCAGTTCCTCGGGCGGAAGTGGTTCCAGTGGTGGCTCTTCCGGCAGTGGATCAAAACCCAGCTAA
- the grpE gene encoding nucleotide exchange factor GrpE: protein MNTENPENTENTTESSTSVNMVQALAEERDQFKEKWARSVADLENYRRRVQKEAEEERKYGAATFLRTVLPGFDNLQRAILAAKSPAAKLEDLVKGVEMVSQQFETLFAGMGAVVIKTVGEPFDPNRHEAITQVPSADYPPMTVIQEVERGFTLHDRVIRPAKVIVSAASAAS, encoded by the coding sequence GTGAATACCGAGAACCCAGAAAACACCGAAAACACGACTGAAAGTTCGACTTCTGTGAACATGGTGCAGGCTTTGGCAGAAGAGCGCGATCAGTTCAAGGAGAAGTGGGCGCGTTCGGTCGCTGATCTCGAAAACTACCGTCGGCGTGTGCAGAAGGAAGCTGAAGAAGAGCGGAAGTATGGCGCTGCCACCTTCCTGCGAACCGTGCTGCCGGGATTTGATAACCTGCAGCGGGCTATTCTGGCAGCCAAATCTCCTGCGGCGAAGCTCGAAGATCTCGTCAAAGGGGTCGAGATGGTCAGCCAGCAGTTTGAAACTCTCTTTGCTGGCATGGGAGCTGTGGTCATTAAGACAGTGGGTGAACCCTTCGACCCCAACCGGCATGAAGCGATTACCCAGGTTCCCAGTGCAGACTATCCACCGATGACTGTCATTCAGGAAGTCGAGCGAGGCTTTACGCTGCACGACCGCGTCATTCGACCCGCCAAGGTGATTGTCTCGGCGGCTTCAGCTGCTAGTTAA